From a single Arachnia propionica genomic region:
- a CDS encoding FAD-dependent oxidoreductase: MSMNTIDAIIIGGGYGGVMAANRLAAKGRRVHLVNDGPTFVNRVRLHQHAATGYGVTRPLGEMLFPEVGLNTQRAVRVSAGGAVLADGTELEAPHVVIATGSTGDGPATLAGADALRTALSALPAGARVRVDGAGLSGIETATEIAEAMPHLKMSLTDPAGLFPCGSEEDRKWLANQLPRLGVVWDDGPADLTVDCTGLSAPDLASRSGMPVDERGRLVVDRTLQVAPGVWGLGDAVISPQLPHLRMGCATALPMGAHVADNVHRALAGEVATGFDFGFSFRCVSLGRRNGLIEFVNRCDVPTGRRLTGRIGAFLKERICRLVINAPHRSAAGYRWLGRER; the protein is encoded by the coding sequence ATGAGCATGAACACAATTGACGCAATCATCATCGGTGGTGGATATGGCGGAGTTATGGCTGCGAACAGGCTCGCCGCCAAAGGCCGCAGGGTCCATCTCGTCAACGACGGCCCCACATTCGTCAACAGGGTCCGGCTACACCAGCACGCCGCCACCGGGTACGGGGTGACGCGCCCGCTCGGCGAGATGCTGTTCCCCGAGGTCGGGTTGAACACGCAACGGGCGGTCCGGGTCTCGGCGGGAGGGGCGGTCCTGGCGGACGGAACGGAACTGGAGGCACCTCATGTCGTGATCGCCACCGGTAGCACCGGCGACGGCCCCGCAACCCTGGCAGGGGCCGATGCCCTGCGCACGGCCCTTTCCGCGCTCCCCGCCGGGGCACGGGTCCGGGTGGACGGCGCCGGTCTGAGCGGCATCGAGACCGCGACGGAGATCGCCGAGGCGATGCCGCACCTGAAGATGTCCCTGACCGATCCCGCCGGGCTGTTTCCCTGCGGCTCGGAGGAAGACAGGAAGTGGCTCGCGAACCAGCTTCCCCGGCTCGGCGTGGTCTGGGACGACGGCCCGGCCGACCTGACGGTCGACTGCACCGGGCTGTCCGCGCCGGATCTCGCCTCCCGGTCCGGGATGCCCGTGGATGAACGGGGCAGGCTCGTCGTGGACCGGACCCTTCAGGTGGCCCCCGGGGTCTGGGGACTGGGCGATGCCGTCATCTCGCCGCAGCTGCCCCACCTGAGAATGGGGTGCGCGACCGCTCTTCCGATGGGCGCCCACGTCGCGGACAACGTCCATCGGGCGCTGGCGGGAGAAGTCGCCACTGGTTTTGATTTCGGTTTCTCGTTCCGCTGCGTCAGTCTCGGACGCAGGAACGGCCTGATCGAATTCGTGAACCGTTGCGACGTCCCCACCGGTCGACGCCTGACCGGACGGATCGGGGCCTTCCTCAAGGAGAGGATCTGTCGCCTGGTGATCAACGCGCCTCACCGCTCGGCAGCAGGTTACCGTTGGCTCGGGAGGGAACGATGA
- a CDS encoding NAD(P)H-binding protein, producing MTTALVAGATGYLGRFIVAELHHRGHRVRAITRSRERAVSPGPWDSPSLDGLVDDWAVGEVTDPGFTADVAHGVDEVVSALGVTTQKANPWDIDHRANLAILRSAERHGATCFCYVNVMGGERCPAQLTRAKTAFVRQLTSSPIPSQIINPSGYFSDMTQILRMARKGRVFLLRPEIRVNPIHGANLAEFCINRLIDGEKGTWDVGGPEVLTWRELTDCAFRAIGRPAKVSALPPAVLTPLITILRLFNPRRADMMRFLSWSMLHDCVGTPVGTHRLFDFYEHHATDES from the coding sequence ATGACCACAGCCCTCGTCGCCGGAGCCACGGGGTATCTCGGACGCTTCATCGTCGCCGAACTGCACCACCGCGGCCACAGGGTGCGTGCGATCACCCGCAGCCGCGAGCGGGCCGTCTCCCCGGGCCCTTGGGATTCCCCCTCATTGGATGGACTCGTCGACGACTGGGCCGTCGGGGAGGTCACGGACCCGGGTTTCACCGCCGATGTCGCCCACGGGGTGGACGAGGTCGTCTCCGCCCTGGGAGTCACCACGCAGAAGGCCAACCCATGGGACATCGACCACAGGGCCAACCTCGCCATCCTGCGCTCCGCCGAGAGACACGGCGCCACCTGCTTCTGCTACGTCAACGTCATGGGGGGCGAGCGCTGCCCTGCGCAGCTGACCCGGGCGAAAACCGCCTTCGTCCGGCAGCTGACCTCATCGCCGATCCCGAGCCAGATCATCAACCCTTCCGGATATTTCTCCGACATGACCCAGATCCTCCGGATGGCCAGGAAGGGGCGCGTTTTCCTCCTCCGCCCGGAGATCCGCGTCAACCCCATCCACGGTGCCAACCTCGCGGAGTTCTGCATCAATCGTCTGATCGACGGCGAGAAAGGAACCTGGGACGTGGGCGGGCCGGAGGTTCTCACGTGGCGGGAGCTCACCGACTGCGCCTTCCGTGCAATCGGCCGGCCTGCGAAGGTCTCGGCTCTTCCACCCGCCGTCCTGACCCCGCTCATCACGATCCTCCGGCTCTTCAACCCCCGGCGGGCGGACATGATGCGTTTCCTCTCGTGGAGCATGCTCCACGACTGCGTGGGGACCCCCGTCGGAACACACCGCCTGTTCGATTTCTACGAACACCACGCCACGGATGAAAGCTGA
- the sigJ gene encoding RNA polymerase sigma factor SigJ yields MSTNEYLRHRGLVLRIAYDITGSLSEAEDIAQETWLRWHRAAEETGVTRPKAYLARVATNLALDTLRRRDYPGRFLPEPVPEDDATDSELLVAEEVSLALALVLQSMSPLERTAFVLHDVFSFSHEEVAEFLGRSPSSVRQLASRARRHIEAGRSRFDVDAEKHHRLTEVFLTACRAGDLESLKNLLAEDVTVFSDGGGRATVAVRPIVGADKVARFFLGLTSKMTETTTIELTSLNSTPAWIARQDGRVDHIGWPMVARDGISVFYIVRNPAKLIALQRSQE; encoded by the coding sequence ATGAGCACGAACGAGTATCTACGACATCGCGGGCTGGTGCTGCGCATCGCCTACGACATCACCGGTTCCCTCTCCGAGGCCGAGGACATCGCCCAGGAAACATGGCTGCGCTGGCACCGCGCAGCAGAGGAGACGGGTGTGACACGACCGAAGGCCTATCTGGCCCGAGTCGCCACGAACCTGGCACTCGATACCCTGAGGCGACGCGACTACCCCGGTCGTTTCCTACCGGAACCCGTACCGGAGGACGATGCGACCGACTCGGAACTGCTGGTGGCGGAAGAGGTGTCGCTGGCGCTGGCGCTGGTGTTGCAGTCGATGTCACCGCTGGAACGCACCGCCTTCGTCCTGCACGACGTTTTCAGTTTCTCCCACGAGGAGGTCGCGGAGTTCTTGGGACGCTCCCCCTCCTCCGTACGGCAACTGGCGAGTCGCGCCCGCCGCCACATCGAGGCAGGACGTTCTCGTTTCGACGTGGACGCTGAAAAGCACCACCGGTTGACCGAGGTATTCCTGACCGCATGCCGGGCAGGTGATCTCGAGTCGTTGAAGAACCTCCTGGCGGAGGACGTGACCGTCTTCTCCGACGGTGGCGGCCGGGCCACAGTGGCGGTGCGTCCCATCGTCGGAGCCGACAAGGTGGCTCGTTTCTTCCTGGGCCTGACCAGCAAGATGACGGAAACGACCACCATCGAGCTGACCAGTCTCAACTCAACCCCAGCCTGGATCGCCCGGCAGGACGGGCGAGTTGACCACATCGGATGGCCGATGGTCGCCCGGGACGGCATCTCGGTCTTCTACATCGTGCGGAATCCGGCGAAACTAATTGCTCTCCAGCGTTCTCAGGAGTAG
- the folB gene encoding dihydroneopterin aldolase has translation MDSINITGLSATGFHGVFPEERRNGQLFVVDVELGVQLETRSDEISDTVDYVGIADLIRAEIEGEPCRLIETLAGRIADRCLSNSLVQQVRVTVHKPQAPVPHELSDLSVTITRSSHEQRSL, from the coding sequence GTGGATTCCATCAACATCACAGGTCTGAGCGCGACAGGTTTCCATGGAGTGTTTCCTGAGGAGCGACGCAATGGGCAGCTCTTCGTCGTCGACGTGGAACTCGGAGTACAGCTGGAGACTCGGTCCGACGAAATCTCGGACACCGTTGACTATGTCGGGATCGCCGACCTGATCCGTGCCGAGATTGAGGGCGAGCCCTGCCGGCTCATCGAAACCCTTGCGGGAAGGATCGCCGACCGGTGTCTGTCCAATTCGCTGGTCCAGCAGGTTCGTGTGACGGTGCACAAACCGCAGGCTCCCGTACCTCACGAATTGTCAGATCTGTCAGTCACCATCACCAGGAGCAGCCATGAGCAACGGTCCCTTTGA
- the folE gene encoding GTP cyclohydrolase I FolE, with protein sequence MNQVDQPRIEAAVREILLAVGEDPDRDGLAETPARVARSYQELFSGLAQDPAELLSTTFDIDHEELVLVRDIELTSCCEHHLLPFFGMAHVGYIPGGGQVTGLSKLARLVDLYARRPQVQERLTTQVADALVTHLGAQGVIVVIEAEHTCMTMRGVRKPGSRTITSAVRGQLRNAATRAEAMSLIMAR encoded by the coding sequence GTGAACCAGGTCGACCAGCCCCGGATCGAGGCGGCGGTTCGCGAGATCCTCCTCGCGGTCGGCGAGGACCCGGATCGCGATGGACTCGCCGAAACCCCGGCCCGCGTCGCCCGCTCCTACCAGGAACTGTTCTCCGGACTGGCGCAGGACCCCGCCGAGCTGCTGTCGACCACCTTCGACATCGATCACGAGGAACTCGTGCTCGTCCGCGACATCGAGCTGACGAGCTGCTGCGAACACCACCTGCTGCCCTTCTTCGGGATGGCGCACGTCGGGTACATCCCCGGCGGAGGGCAGGTCACGGGGTTGTCGAAACTGGCCCGGCTGGTCGACCTCTACGCCCGCCGCCCGCAGGTGCAGGAACGTCTCACCACACAGGTCGCCGACGCACTGGTCACCCATCTGGGTGCACAGGGCGTGATCGTCGTGATCGAGGCCGAACACACGTGTATGACGATGCGAGGAGTGCGCAAGCCGGGCAGCAGGACCATCACCAGCGCCGTGCGCGGACAGCTGCGCAACGCCGCCACCCGCGCCGAGGCCATGAGCCTGATCATGGCGAGGTGA
- a CDS encoding ATP-dependent Clp protease ATP-binding subunit: MFERFTDRARRVIVLAQDEAKLLNHNYIGTEHLLLGLIHEGEGVAAKALEQMGISLQAAREQVVEIMGQGQQVPSGHIPFSPRAKRVLELSLREALQMNHNYIGTEHILLGLVREGEGVAAQVLLKLGADLGRVRSTVIQLLAGYQGKEASMAGAPEAGPEKSSSQVLDQFGRNLTQAARENRLDPVIGRVSEIERVMTVLSRRTKNNPVLIGEPGVGKTAVVEGLSQAIVRGDVPETLRDKQIYTLDLGALVAGSRYRGDFEERLKKVLKEIKTRGDIMLFIDEIHTLVGAGAAEGAIDAASILKPMLARGELQTVGATTLDEYRKHIEKDAALERRFQPIQVAEPSVALTIDILKGLRDRYEAHHRITITDEALTAAATMADRYIQDRFLPDKAIDLIDEAGARLRIQRMTAPPDLREFDEQIAKLKMEKDAAIDAQDFETAARLRDDVTRIQAQRAEKEEAWKQGDSDIPAVVGEEEIAVVLSSSTGIPVFKLTEEESARLLRMEQELGKRYIGQEDAVKALARSIRRTRAGLKDPKRPSGSFIFAGPSGVGKTELTKALTEFLFGDEDALITLDMSEYSEKHTASRMFGSPPGYVGYEEGGQLTEKVRRKPFSVVLFDEIEKAHPDIFNSLLQILDEGRLTDAQGRVVDFKNTVIVMTTNLGSRDISKGVNLGFSRAGDEASSYEKMKAKVSDELKQHFRPEFLNRVDEIVVFHQLTQSDIERIVDLMVAQIETRLADRDMGIELTPAAKTLVAKRGFDPVLGARPLRRALQRDIEDVLAEKILFGDLAAGQIVQVDVAEEGAELPFKFTGISKTPPVLPAETGPSNE, encoded by the coding sequence ATGTTCGAACGCTTCACTGATCGCGCCCGTCGTGTCATCGTGCTGGCGCAGGATGAGGCCAAGCTGTTAAATCACAACTACATCGGCACAGAGCACCTGCTTCTCGGCCTGATTCACGAGGGCGAGGGTGTGGCCGCCAAGGCGCTGGAACAAATGGGAATCTCCCTACAGGCCGCACGCGAGCAGGTGGTTGAGATCATGGGCCAGGGGCAGCAGGTGCCGTCCGGGCACATCCCCTTCTCGCCGCGTGCCAAGCGCGTGCTGGAACTCTCGCTGCGCGAGGCCCTGCAGATGAACCACAACTACATCGGCACCGAGCACATCCTGCTCGGACTGGTGCGGGAAGGCGAGGGAGTGGCCGCCCAGGTGCTCCTGAAGCTCGGGGCCGACCTTGGGCGGGTGCGTTCCACCGTCATCCAGCTGCTGGCCGGTTATCAGGGCAAGGAGGCGTCTATGGCGGGCGCCCCCGAGGCCGGGCCGGAGAAGTCCAGTTCGCAGGTGCTCGACCAGTTCGGTCGCAACCTCACCCAAGCGGCACGCGAGAACCGGCTCGACCCGGTGATCGGTCGTGTTAGCGAGATCGAGCGCGTCATGACCGTGCTCAGCCGCCGCACCAAGAACAACCCGGTGCTGATCGGCGAACCGGGTGTCGGCAAGACCGCTGTCGTCGAGGGCCTCAGCCAGGCCATCGTTCGCGGTGATGTCCCCGAGACCCTGCGCGACAAGCAGATCTACACGCTCGATCTGGGCGCGCTGGTGGCCGGCTCCCGGTACCGCGGTGACTTTGAGGAACGCCTGAAGAAGGTGCTCAAGGAGATCAAGACCCGCGGCGACATCATGCTGTTCATCGACGAGATCCACACCCTCGTCGGTGCCGGCGCCGCGGAGGGAGCCATCGATGCCGCCAGCATCCTCAAACCCATGCTGGCCCGTGGCGAGCTCCAGACCGTCGGTGCGACCACCCTCGACGAGTACCGCAAACACATCGAGAAAGACGCCGCCCTGGAGCGTCGGTTCCAGCCGATCCAGGTGGCCGAGCCCTCTGTTGCATTGACCATCGACATCCTGAAGGGCCTGCGTGATCGCTACGAGGCCCACCACCGCATCACCATCACCGACGAGGCCCTCACGGCCGCAGCGACGATGGCGGACCGTTACATCCAGGACCGGTTCCTGCCGGACAAGGCCATCGACCTGATCGACGAGGCCGGTGCGCGGCTGCGCATCCAGCGAATGACCGCGCCTCCGGACCTGCGCGAGTTCGACGAGCAGATCGCGAAGCTGAAGATGGAGAAAGACGCCGCCATCGATGCGCAGGACTTCGAGACCGCGGCCCGGTTGCGTGACGACGTCACCCGCATCCAAGCACAGCGCGCGGAGAAGGAGGAAGCCTGGAAACAGGGCGATTCCGATATCCCCGCCGTGGTGGGCGAAGAGGAGATCGCGGTCGTGCTGTCCAGCAGCACCGGTATCCCGGTGTTCAAGCTGACGGAGGAAGAGTCGGCGCGCCTGCTGCGCATGGAGCAGGAACTCGGGAAGCGCTACATCGGGCAGGAGGACGCCGTCAAAGCCCTCGCCCGCTCGATCCGCCGCACCCGTGCCGGTCTGAAGGACCCGAAACGACCCTCTGGTTCCTTCATCTTCGCCGGTCCCTCGGGTGTCGGGAAGACCGAACTCACCAAGGCACTCACGGAGTTCTTGTTCGGCGACGAGGATGCTCTCATCACCCTCGACATGAGCGAATACTCCGAGAAGCACACCGCGTCCAGGATGTTCGGATCCCCGCCCGGCTACGTAGGCTACGAGGAGGGCGGCCAGCTCACCGAGAAGGTGCGTCGTAAGCCGTTCTCGGTGGTGCTGTTCGACGAGATCGAGAAGGCCCACCCCGACATCTTCAACTCGCTGTTGCAGATCCTCGATGAGGGTCGTCTCACGGACGCGCAGGGCCGCGTGGTGGACTTCAAGAACACCGTCATCGTGATGACCACCAACCTCGGTTCCCGCGACATCAGCAAGGGCGTCAACCTCGGCTTCTCGCGGGCCGGGGACGAGGCCTCCAGCTACGAAAAGATGAAGGCGAAGGTTTCCGACGAGCTGAAGCAGCACTTCCGCCCCGAGTTCCTGAACCGCGTCGACGAGATCGTCGTGTTCCACCAGCTCACGCAGTCCGATATCGAACGGATCGTGGACCTGATGGTGGCGCAGATCGAAACCCGCCTGGCGGACCGGGACATGGGAATCGAGCTGACCCCAGCCGCAAAGACCCTCGTGGCCAAGCGCGGTTTCGACCCGGTGCTCGGGGCCCGTCCCCTGCGTCGCGCCCTGCAGCGCGACATCGAGGACGTGCTCGCCGAGAAGATTCTGTTCGGGGATCTGGCCGCCGGGCAGATCGTCCAGGTGGACGTTGCCGAGGAGGGAGCGGAACTGCCGTTCAAGTTCACGGGAATCTCCAAGACCCCGCCGGTTCTCCCCGCGGAGACCGGCCCCTCGAATGAGTGA
- the folK gene encoding 2-amino-4-hydroxy-6-hydroxymethyldihydropteridine diphosphokinase, which translates to MSNGPFDIDVDTLGNMRPISKVVFSLGSNMGDSPTILAQAVDVLAETPDLIVVDVSPVYQTPFVGEGPEQNDYLNLVVVAESTLEPMTLLDRAFAIEESFGRERTIPNGPRTLDIDIIVVGKHRSEEDIELPHPRAHERAFVLVPWLDIDPMGEIVGAGPIADLVKQVDRTGVIKRDDVAIANPGRR; encoded by the coding sequence ATGAGCAACGGTCCCTTTGACATTGACGTCGACACCCTGGGAAACATGCGTCCCATCTCCAAGGTCGTTTTTTCCCTCGGATCCAACATGGGAGACTCACCCACTATCCTCGCGCAGGCCGTTGACGTGCTTGCGGAAACCCCAGATCTGATTGTCGTTGACGTTTCCCCCGTCTACCAAACGCCCTTCGTGGGAGAAGGGCCAGAGCAAAATGACTACTTGAACCTCGTGGTGGTGGCGGAATCCACCTTGGAACCGATGACCCTGCTGGATCGGGCCTTCGCCATAGAAGAGAGTTTTGGACGGGAACGCACGATTCCCAACGGGCCGCGCACCTTGGACATCGATATCATCGTGGTCGGTAAACATCGCAGCGAAGAAGACATAGAACTTCCCCATCCCCGAGCCCACGAAAGGGCTTTCGTGCTGGTTCCCTGGCTCGACATTGACCCGATGGGTGAAATTGTGGGAGCTGGACCGATAGCGGACCTTGTCAAACAGGTCGACAGAACCGGTGTCATCAAGCGAGATGACGTCGCCATAGCGAATCCCGGTCGGCGTTGA
- the folP gene encoding dihydropteroate synthase → MTIVLGVLNVTPDSFSDGGLCADTEAAVAHGRLLASQGAEIIDVGGESTRPGAARVPEVEEMERVIPVIEALVAHGITCSVDTMRASVARAAVAAGARIVNDVSGGLADPDMLSVVADLGVDYVAMHWRGHSEVMQQHTDYTDVVTDVLAELAARRDAALAAGITAERIILDPGIGFAKTSEQNWQLLRGLDIFQAMGHRLLIGVSRKRFLGELLGDKPAADRDAATAAVTTWCAIHGIWAVRTHEVTAQRDAARVGQRLGNRAAG, encoded by the coding sequence ATGACCATTGTGTTGGGGGTGCTCAACGTCACCCCCGACTCGTTTTCCGACGGCGGACTGTGCGCCGACACCGAGGCCGCCGTCGCCCACGGCAGACTCCTGGCCTCTCAGGGGGCGGAGATCATCGATGTCGGGGGCGAATCCACCCGCCCCGGGGCGGCGCGGGTTCCAGAGGTCGAGGAAATGGAGCGCGTGATACCGGTGATCGAGGCCCTGGTCGCCCACGGAATCACCTGCTCCGTGGACACCATGCGTGCCTCCGTCGCCCGGGCCGCGGTTGCGGCGGGAGCCCGGATCGTCAACGACGTCTCCGGTGGGCTCGCCGACCCCGACATGCTGAGTGTGGTCGCGGATCTCGGTGTCGACTACGTCGCCATGCACTGGCGTGGCCATTCCGAGGTCATGCAGCAGCACACCGACTACACCGACGTTGTCACCGATGTGCTCGCAGAGCTCGCTGCTCGCCGCGACGCCGCCCTGGCCGCGGGCATCACAGCCGAACGCATCATTCTCGATCCGGGGATCGGGTTCGCCAAGACCTCTGAACAGAACTGGCAGCTGTTGCGCGGTCTGGATATCTTCCAGGCCATGGGACACCGGCTGCTGATCGGCGTCAGCCGCAAACGCTTCCTGGGTGAGCTGCTGGGCGACAAGCCGGCGGCGGACCGTGACGCCGCCACCGCCGCCGTCACGACCTGGTGCGCCATCCACGGGATCTGGGCGGTGCGCACCCACGAGGTGACCGCACAGCGCGACGCAGCTCGGGTTGGGCAGCGCCTCGGGAACCGAGCAGCAGGCTGA
- the hpt gene encoding hypoxanthine phosphoribosyltransferase translates to MDAADVISDLSEVLYTSDQIAARVAELAARIDADYEGRELLIVGVLNGAIMVVSDLQRAMKSHVEMDWMAISSYGSGTQSSGVVRILKDLGVDIEGRHVLVVEDIIDTGLTLSYLISNLASRKPASLEIMTMFRKPAAARMDVPVKYVGFDIPNEFVVGYGLDYAGRYRNLRDLAVLAPHVYS, encoded by the coding sequence GTGGATGCAGCCGATGTGATCTCCGACCTGTCCGAAGTTCTCTACACCAGCGACCAGATCGCGGCGCGCGTCGCTGAGCTTGCCGCCCGGATTGACGCCGACTACGAAGGTCGGGAGCTCCTGATCGTGGGGGTGCTCAATGGGGCGATCATGGTGGTCTCCGACTTGCAGCGCGCCATGAAGAGCCATGTGGAGATGGACTGGATGGCCATCTCCTCCTATGGCTCCGGCACTCAGTCCAGTGGCGTGGTGCGCATCCTGAAGGATCTCGGTGTCGACATCGAGGGACGCCACGTCCTGGTGGTCGAGGACATCATCGACACCGGTCTGACGCTGAGCTATCTGATCTCGAACCTGGCCAGCCGCAAACCCGCCAGCCTCGAGATCATGACGATGTTCCGCAAACCTGCTGCGGCGCGGATGGATGTGCCCGTCAAGTACGTCGGCTTCGACATTCCCAACGAGTTCGTCGTCGGCTATGGCCTCGACTACGCAGGCCGCTACCGCAACCTCCGTGACCTGGCGGTTCTGGCTCCCCACGTCTACTCCTGA
- a CDS encoding histidine phosphatase family protein produces the protein MRLLLIRHGETQANADHRLDTAYPGYRLTNHGLTQAASLPGRLADEPIEAVYASPLTRAQQTATPLAESLGLEVQILDGVQEISAGVEELNHDWRAYVAELHAWSSENMDSCLEGGETARQFMSRFTAAISRVESAGHDCAAVVSHGAALRVWTLAQDPGFGLKKAPPLSNTQWIVMNGSCQEGWSIERWGDAVA, from the coding sequence ATGCGACTCCTCCTGATCCGTCACGGCGAAACCCAGGCGAACGCCGACCACCGGCTTGACACCGCCTACCCGGGCTACCGGTTGACCAATCACGGCCTGACTCAGGCCGCCTCATTGCCGGGGCGGCTTGCCGACGAACCGATCGAGGCGGTCTACGCTTCCCCACTGACACGCGCACAGCAGACGGCCACTCCCCTCGCCGAATCGCTGGGGTTAGAGGTGCAGATCCTCGACGGGGTGCAGGAGATCTCGGCGGGCGTGGAGGAGCTCAATCACGACTGGCGGGCCTATGTGGCGGAGCTGCACGCCTGGTCCTCCGAGAACATGGACTCCTGCCTGGAGGGCGGCGAGACGGCACGGCAGTTCATGTCCCGTTTCACCGCGGCCATCTCCAGGGTGGAGTCGGCCGGCCACGACTGCGCCGCGGTCGTCAGCCACGGGGCGGCGCTTCGGGTGTGGACGCTGGCCCAGGACCCCGGTTTCGGCCTGAAGAAGGCACCGCCACTCAGCAACACCCAGTGGATCGTGATGAACGGTTCCTGCCAGGAGGGCTGGAGCATCGAGCGCTGGGGCGACGCCGTGGCCTGA
- a CDS encoding DUF2218 domain-containing protein, giving the protein MSTLETHAFSRTSSARVLTERPARYGKQLAGHMGRKITAVWDEEGATGSLEFNREGPTTGIVELSCDGDALVLRLSTTEEHLERLEEVVGVHLARFGAKQGMVVRWERGDGTPGTTQGPVIPEER; this is encoded by the coding sequence ATGAGCACCTTAGAAACGCATGCCTTTTCCCGCACCTCGAGCGCGCGGGTGCTGACGGAACGCCCTGCCCGCTACGGCAAGCAGTTGGCCGGGCACATGGGACGCAAGATTACCGCCGTCTGGGACGAGGAGGGCGCGACCGGTTCCCTGGAATTCAACCGTGAGGGCCCGACCACCGGCATCGTCGAACTCTCCTGCGACGGCGACGCCCTGGTGCTGCGCCTGTCCACGACCGAGGAGCACCTCGAGCGGTTGGAGGAGGTCGTGGGTGTTCACCTGGCCCGGTTCGGTGCCAAGCAGGGCATGGTGGTCCGCTGGGAGCGCGGCGACGGGACTCCGGGCACCACCCAGGGGCCCGTGATCCCCGAGGAACGTTGA
- a CDS encoding DUF3180 domain-containing protein: MTREPRLTPTTGRHIVVGVLAGAVVGWMVLSVFDLANAFLPVTPWSLPVLLTFLAIAAIVYARALPKRLEQRRVPALEAVRAMVMAKSLIATGALLAGGHVIYVGRWLASMAAAVPAARVWHGLVTIGAAAFCSWGGWILERACMIDGDGNDADPGEDQEISEPA; this comes from the coding sequence TTGACACGGGAACCGAGGCTGACGCCGACCACCGGGCGTCACATAGTTGTCGGGGTTCTGGCAGGAGCCGTCGTGGGATGGATGGTCCTGAGCGTCTTCGATCTCGCGAATGCTTTCCTGCCCGTGACACCGTGGAGCCTGCCGGTTCTCCTGACGTTTCTGGCGATAGCGGCCATCGTCTACGCCCGCGCTCTCCCCAAACGATTGGAGCAGCGCCGTGTCCCCGCGCTGGAAGCGGTTCGGGCCATGGTGATGGCGAAATCGTTGATCGCCACTGGTGCTCTGCTCGCTGGAGGGCATGTCATCTATGTGGGCCGCTGGCTGGCTTCCATGGCCGCCGCGGTGCCCGCGGCGCGGGTCTGGCACGGCCTCGTAACCATTGGCGCTGCCGCCTTCTGTTCATGGGGTGGATGGATACTGGAACGTGCCTGCATGATCGACGGTGACGGCAACGATGCCGACCCCGGAGAGGATCAGGAGATCTCGGAGCCCGCCTGA
- a CDS encoding Lsr2 family protein, producing MAREVQIFLKDDIDGSVADRNVTFALDGVEYEIDLSEANITKLVQALEPWTASARRVRKSSKRNSQRRSNDGPSTNDVRNWARAQGHEVSDRGRIPTAIMAAYEAAH from the coding sequence ATGGCTCGTGAGGTCCAGATCTTCCTCAAGGATGATATCGACGGTTCTGTCGCGGACCGCAATGTGACTTTCGCTCTCGATGGTGTCGAGTACGAAATCGATCTGAGCGAGGCCAACATCACGAAGCTGGTTCAGGCCCTCGAGCCCTGGACCGCTTCCGCCCGCCGTGTTCGCAAGAGTTCCAAGCGCAACAGCCAGCGTCGTTCCAATGACGGGCCTTCCACCAACGATGTTCGCAACTGGGCACGCGCTCAGGGCCATGAGGTCAGCGATCGCGGTCGCATTCCTACTGCCATCATGGCGGCCTATGAAGCCGCCCACTGA